One Thiocapsa sp. genomic window carries:
- a CDS encoding RimK family protein — protein MAEHLLLVEQQGDWKPGFPRLPVVTARDYLAGGELASKRDLRVINLCRSYRYLSVGYYCSLLAEARGHKVIPSVRTIQELSSRELYSLATEELDGLVQRLLGRRKTSALAPTAYELTICFGQCDVKELQPLAREIFETFRCPILRVEFRRQGTWRIGAIKALPLAAVTADGEGPLFAALEGYLSQRWRQPRARLSYRYDLAVLHDPAEELPPSDGKALQRFVKAGKSLGVNVELIQRKDYSRLAEYDALFIRETTRIGHHTFRFAKKADSEGMVVIDDPDSILRCTNKVYLAELLAAHRIPRPKTLVLRKENLMEAEQQIGYPIVLKIPEGSFSRGVFRAEDRAGLTRIAGKLFKESDLILAQEYLYTPFDWRIGILGRQPFYACKYLMSGDHWQIVKHESDGRHEQGGFETLPVEAVPPAVMKTALKAADLIGDGLYGVDLKETPAGPVVIEVNDNPSLDAGVEDLVLGDQLYARLIGEFVARLDRRRSGKR, from the coding sequence ATGGCTGAGCACCTGTTGTTGGTGGAGCAGCAAGGCGACTGGAAGCCGGGCTTTCCGCGTCTGCCGGTCGTGACCGCGCGCGACTATCTTGCAGGCGGCGAGCTGGCATCCAAGCGCGATCTGCGGGTCATCAACCTGTGCCGCAGCTATCGCTATCTCTCGGTCGGCTATTATTGCTCGCTGCTCGCCGAGGCGCGGGGTCACAAGGTCATCCCGAGCGTGCGGACCATCCAGGAGCTCTCCAGTCGCGAGCTCTACAGCCTGGCCACCGAAGAGCTCGACGGGCTGGTGCAGCGTCTGCTCGGGCGACGCAAGACCTCGGCACTGGCCCCGACCGCCTACGAGCTGACCATCTGTTTCGGCCAGTGCGACGTCAAGGAGCTGCAACCGCTCGCGCGCGAGATCTTCGAGACCTTCCGCTGCCCGATCCTGCGCGTGGAGTTTCGCCGCCAAGGCACCTGGCGCATCGGGGCCATCAAGGCCCTGCCGCTCGCCGCGGTGACGGCGGACGGGGAGGGACCTCTGTTTGCGGCGCTGGAGGGCTATCTGTCGCAGCGTTGGCGCCAACCGCGCGCGCGCCTGTCCTATCGCTACGACCTCGCCGTGCTGCACGACCCGGCCGAGGAGCTGCCGCCCTCCGACGGCAAGGCACTGCAACGCTTCGTGAAGGCGGGTAAGTCGCTCGGGGTCAACGTCGAGCTGATCCAGCGCAAGGACTACAGCCGGCTCGCGGAGTACGACGCCCTCTTTATTCGCGAGACCACGCGAATCGGTCACCACACCTTCCGCTTCGCCAAGAAGGCCGACAGCGAGGGCATGGTCGTCATCGACGACCCGGACTCCATCCTGCGCTGCACCAACAAGGTCTATCTCGCCGAGCTGCTGGCGGCGCATCGCATCCCGCGGCCCAAGACGCTGGTGCTGCGCAAGGAGAATCTGATGGAGGCCGAGCAGCAGATCGGCTACCCGATCGTGCTCAAGATCCCGGAGGGGTCCTTCTCGCGCGGCGTCTTCCGGGCGGAGGATCGCGCCGGGTTGACGCGGATCGCCGGCAAGCTCTTCAAGGAATCCGATCTGATCCTGGCCCAGGAGTATCTCTACACGCCTTTCGATTGGCGCATCGGCATCCTGGGTCGCCAGCCCTTCTATGCCTGTAAGTACCTGATGAGCGGAGATCATTGGCAGATCGTCAAGCACGAGAGCGACGGTCGTCACGAGCAGGGCGGGTTCGAGACCCTGCCGGTCGAGGCCGTCCCGCCCGCCGTGATGAAGACGGCGCTCAAGGCGGCCGATCTGATCGGCGACGGGCTCTATGGGGTCGATCTCAAGGAGACGCCGGCCGGTCCGGTCGTGATCGAGGTCAACGACAATCCGAGCCTGGATGCGGGGGTCGAGGACCTGGTGCTGGGCGATCAACTTTATGCCCGCTTGATCGGCGAATTCGTGGCACGACTCGACCGCCGGCGCTCCGGCAAACGCTGA
- a CDS encoding peptidase C39 family protein codes for MGALLRLEGASFQSDRLTRRQFRYMLTRAQARTLVAEDAEGALLGYVMVLFSRATSVARLYSIAVAAQARGRGVGRALVEAAEEAAWEQERAYMRLEIRRDNLASQALFESAGYRRFGVLSDYYEDHMEALRYEKTLSPGLKPELKRVPFYEQTLDFTCGSSSLMMAMQALRPSLELNRTLELRIWRESTTIFMTSGHGGCGPLGLALSAQSRGFAVEVFVNDPGVPLVDSVRSLEKKEVMRLVHEDMLAEAQRLGIPVHPGTLSVDDLQQRWDAGSVPLVLISSYRIYREKFPHWVVITGFDEHFVYVHDPYVDYENGETTLDSIDMPIRRDEFSRMARYGRVGLQAVVLVSC; via the coding sequence ATGGGCGCGCTGCTTCGGCTCGAAGGCGCGAGCTTCCAGAGTGACCGGCTGACCCGTCGCCAGTTCCGCTACATGCTGACCCGTGCGCAGGCGCGCACACTGGTCGCCGAGGATGCCGAAGGTGCGCTGCTGGGGTACGTCATGGTGCTCTTCAGCCGGGCGACCTCGGTCGCGCGCCTCTATTCGATCGCGGTCGCGGCACAGGCGCGGGGCCGCGGGGTCGGTCGCGCCCTTGTCGAGGCGGCGGAGGAGGCCGCCTGGGAGCAGGAGCGCGCCTACATGCGCCTCGAGATCCGGCGCGACAACCTCGCCTCGCAGGCGCTGTTCGAGAGCGCGGGTTATCGGCGCTTCGGTGTGCTCTCGGACTACTACGAAGACCACATGGAGGCGCTTCGGTACGAGAAGACGCTCTCTCCCGGTCTCAAGCCGGAGCTCAAGCGCGTGCCCTTTTACGAGCAGACGCTCGATTTCACCTGCGGCTCTTCGTCGCTGATGATGGCGATGCAGGCGCTGCGGCCGAGCCTCGAGCTCAATCGAACCTTGGAGCTGCGGATCTGGCGCGAGTCCACGACCATCTTCATGACCTCGGGTCACGGCGGCTGCGGCCCACTGGGCCTGGCGCTGTCCGCGCAGTCCCGTGGCTTCGCGGTGGAGGTCTTCGTGAACGATCCGGGCGTGCCGCTGGTCGACTCGGTGCGTAGCCTGGAGAAGAAGGAGGTCATGCGACTCGTCCACGAGGACATGCTGGCCGAGGCGCAGCGCTTGGGCATCCCCGTGCACCCGGGCACGCTCAGCGTCGACGATCTCCAGCAGCGCTGGGATGCGGGGTCGGTGCCCCTGGTGTTGATCAGCTCTTACCGCATCTACCGTGAGAAATTCCCGCACTGGGTCGTGATCACGGGCTTCGACGAGCACTTCGTCTATGTCCACGACCCCTATGTCGACTACGAGAACGGAGAGACCACGCTGGACTCGATCGATATGCCGATTCGCCGCGACGAATTCAGCCGGATGGCCCGGTATGGTCGGGTCGGGTTACAGGCCGTCGTCCTCGTCTCCTGCTAG
- the argE gene encoding acetylornithine deacetylase, with product MSSQAPALTTMLEGLIGTLSVSSVTPAFDHSNRAVIDLLASWLESAGFRVEILPLPGQPDKANLLATLGSGPGGLVLSGHTDTVPFDAHLWTHDPLKLTEAEGRLYGLGTSDMKSFLALAIEAARGLTATDLGQPLMILATADEESAMHGARALVEAGRPLGRYAVIGEPTGLRPVRLHKGVMGESIRLVGRSGHASDPSLGNNALDGMYEVMGALMAWRSELADSHRHPDFKIPHPTLNLGHIHGGDNPNRICGECELHVDMRLLPGLSATDVRAELSRRVATVADRRGLAWFVEPLFEAIPPAETPAGSAIVRVAEGLTGHTAEAVNFGTEAPFLNQLGMETIVLGPGDIAQAHQPDEYLELDRIRPTLDLLRALIQRFCLR from the coding sequence ATGTCCAGTCAGGCCCCGGCCCTCACCACCATGCTCGAAGGGCTGATCGGCACCCTGTCGGTCAGCAGCGTCACGCCCGCCTTCGACCACAGCAACCGGGCGGTGATCGATCTGTTGGCCTCCTGGCTGGAGTCGGCCGGCTTCCGCGTCGAGATCCTGCCGCTGCCGGGGCAACCGGATAAGGCCAATCTGCTGGCTACGCTCGGCAGCGGGCCCGGCGGTCTGGTGCTGTCGGGACACACCGACACGGTCCCCTTCGACGCCCATCTCTGGACCCACGATCCGCTCAAGCTGACCGAAGCGGAGGGGCGCCTCTACGGGCTCGGCACCTCCGACATGAAGTCCTTTCTGGCGCTGGCGATCGAGGCCGCACGCGGCTTGACCGCGACCGATCTTGGACAGCCCCTGATGATCCTGGCGACCGCGGACGAGGAGTCCGCGATGCACGGCGCTCGCGCCCTGGTGGAGGCCGGACGGCCACTCGGGCGCTATGCGGTGATCGGCGAGCCGACCGGTCTGCGGCCGGTGCGTCTGCACAAAGGCGTCATGGGCGAGTCGATTCGCTTGGTCGGGCGCAGCGGCCACGCCAGCGACCCCTCGCTCGGCAACAACGCCTTGGACGGCATGTACGAGGTCATGGGCGCCCTGATGGCGTGGCGCTCGGAGCTCGCGGACAGCCACCGGCACCCGGACTTCAAGATCCCGCATCCGACCCTGAATCTCGGCCACATCCACGGGGGCGACAACCCCAATCGGATCTGCGGCGAGTGCGAGCTGCATGTCGACATGCGTCTCCTGCCCGGCCTGAGCGCCACCGACGTGCGCGCGGAGCTGAGCCGACGGGTCGCGACCGTTGCCGACCGACGCGGGCTCGCCTGGTTCGTCGAGCCCTTGTTCGAGGCCATCCCCCCGGCCGAGACGCCCGCCGGCTCGGCGATCGTGCGCGTCGCCGAGGGGCTGACCGGCCACACCGCCGAGGCGGTGAATTTCGGCACCGAGGCGCCCTTCCTCAACCAGCTCGGGATGGAGACCATCGTGCTCGGCCCTGGCGATATCGCTCAAGCCCATCAACCGGACGAGTATCTGGAGCTGGATCGGATCAGACCGACGCTCGATCTCTTGCGGGCCCTGATCCAGCGTTTCTGTCTACGTTAA
- a CDS encoding neutral zinc metallopeptidase codes for MRWKNGRRSEHVEDRRGGDVGDNPFGGRRPLGGGLGGLILVVVLLLPGVDPSLLLIEGGLGPIQETSRAPSGHAP; via the coding sequence ATGCGTTGGAAGAACGGCAGGCGGAGCGAGCATGTGGAGGACCGCCGCGGCGGCGATGTCGGCGACAACCCGTTCGGCGGACGGCGCCCGCTCGGCGGCGGGCTCGGGGGTCTGATCCTGGTGGTCGTCTTGTTGCTTCCGGGGGTGGACCCGAGCCTTCTCCTGATCGAAGGCGGGTTGGGGCCGATTCAGGAGACCTCCCGGGCGCCGAGCGGCCACGCACCCTAA
- a CDS encoding oligosaccharide flippase family protein: MNPLKRLASQTAVYGLSSIVGRFLNYLLVPLYTYTFAPAEYGVVAEFYAYMGFFAVLLVFGLETGFFRFRAGGEHAPDIVFATVLRFLVLINAAFLLAAYLWQQPIADLLRHAANPQYIWWTAAIIAMDSVGAAAFARLRAEEKALQFVGVKLIEIGANIGLNLFFILLCRQAFETDPDSVFGRLWNPEIGIGYVFLANLAASALKLVLLTPQFRAGLAGFDAALFRRMIRYSLPMVVIGLAGIVNETLDRAALKYLLPYDDAENMAQLGIYSACYKLSILMMLFIQAFRYAGEPFFFAYAKERDAKEVYALVLTWFVIFCVFIFLLVTLYLDLFQYFVGADYREGLHVVPVLLLANLLLGVYVNLSIWYKLTDRTLLGAGVALIGALITIVALWLLVPVYGYEGAAWAHLICYSTMVLISYLLGRRFYPVPYDLRRVIGYIALGLALYAGHQALVEQLGWNSSLSATMLMAGYLALVLVIDGRRLRRAAH; encoded by the coding sequence ATGAACCCACTCAAGCGCCTTGCCTCCCAGACTGCCGTCTACGGCCTCAGCAGCATCGTCGGCCGGTTCCTGAACTATCTGTTGGTGCCGCTCTACACCTACACCTTCGCACCGGCGGAGTACGGCGTGGTCGCCGAGTTCTACGCCTACATGGGCTTCTTCGCGGTGCTGCTGGTGTTCGGGTTGGAGACCGGCTTCTTCCGGTTCCGCGCCGGCGGCGAGCATGCGCCGGATATCGTCTTCGCGACCGTGCTGCGCTTCCTGGTGCTGATCAACGCTGCGTTTCTGCTCGCGGCCTATCTTTGGCAGCAACCCATCGCCGACCTGCTGCGCCACGCGGCGAATCCCCAGTACATCTGGTGGACGGCGGCGATCATCGCGATGGACTCGGTGGGTGCCGCCGCCTTCGCCCGACTCCGGGCCGAGGAGAAGGCGCTGCAGTTCGTCGGGGTCAAGCTGATCGAGATCGGCGCCAATATCGGGCTCAACCTCTTCTTCATCTTGCTGTGTCGACAGGCATTCGAGACCGATCCCGACTCCGTCTTCGGCCGGCTCTGGAATCCGGAGATCGGGATCGGTTACGTCTTTCTGGCCAACCTGGCGGCAAGTGCACTGAAACTCGTGCTGCTCACCCCGCAGTTCCGTGCGGGTCTCGCCGGCTTCGACGCCGCGCTGTTTCGCCGCATGATCCGCTATTCGCTGCCGATGGTCGTCATCGGTCTCGCCGGCATCGTCAACGAAACACTCGACCGCGCCGCGCTCAAGTACCTGCTGCCCTACGACGACGCCGAGAACATGGCCCAGCTCGGCATCTACAGCGCCTGCTACAAGCTCTCGATCCTGATGATGTTGTTCATCCAAGCCTTTCGCTATGCCGGCGAGCCCTTCTTCTTCGCCTATGCCAAGGAACGGGACGCAAAGGAGGTCTATGCGCTGGTGCTGACCTGGTTCGTGATCTTCTGCGTCTTCATCTTCCTGCTGGTGACGCTCTACCTGGATCTCTTCCAGTATTTCGTCGGCGCGGACTATCGCGAAGGACTGCATGTGGTGCCCGTGCTGCTGCTCGCGAACCTATTGCTCGGTGTCTACGTGAACCTGTCGATCTGGTACAAGCTGACCGACCGCACCCTGCTCGGCGCGGGCGTCGCCCTCATCGGCGCACTCATTACCATCGTCGCCCTCTGGCTCCTGGTGCCGGTCTATGGCTACGAAGGCGCGGCCTGGGCGCATCTCATCTGCTACAGCACGATGGTGCTGATCTCCTACCTGCTCGGCCGGCGCTTCTATCCCGTACCCTATGATCTGCGACGTGTGATCGGCTACATCGCACTGGGTCTCGCCCTCTACGCCGGCCACCAAGCGCTGGTCGAGCAGCTCGGCTGGAACAGTTCGCTCAGCGCGACGATGCTGATGGCCGGCTATCTCGCGCTGGTCCTGGTGATCGACGGGCGGCGGCTGCGGCGAGCCGCGCACTGA
- a CDS encoding ATP-binding protein: MIGIAQLMQRIRLGEDSTLELKRVAVSPAGKVTEPHADGLSDELAALGNAGGGTLVLGVDDKTKSITGIPPEHIDAVEAWLTAICNDRIRPPLDILTRHLELSDAEGAARAVILVEVPRSLWVHESANGYFRRVGHAKRKLAPDTLARLFQQRSQARLIRFEEQAVPATTLDDLDPLLVNRFTRAGEGDAPTQLKRLHLLTAAEGALVPTVAGVLLCTLAPQRWLRNAELIAVAHSGLVNDPAEQVDAQEIQGPLDRQIQDAVHFVRRNMRTPARKPMGRIDYPQYDLAAVFEAIVNAVAHRDYSRHAQRIRLFLYADRLELFTPGELPNSMTIESMTAISAPRNEVIASLFARYFPVEDPLFGKNQLMDRRGAGVRLILDRSHALSGRWPEYRNIDDMELLLTIFAAPGPADTAAAGAERVPGRGAVGTGLISARLAAAAARRSPGPARDSRPSASSR, from the coding sequence ATGATCGGCATTGCACAACTGATGCAGCGCATCCGCCTTGGCGAGGATTCGACGCTTGAGCTGAAGCGCGTTGCGGTGAGTCCCGCCGGCAAGGTCACCGAGCCCCATGCGGACGGCCTATCGGATGAGTTGGCGGCCCTCGGGAATGCCGGCGGCGGAACCCTGGTGCTCGGGGTGGACGACAAGACCAAGTCCATCACCGGGATTCCGCCGGAGCACATAGACGCGGTGGAGGCCTGGCTCACGGCCATTTGCAACGACCGGATCAGACCGCCCTTGGATATCTTGACGCGGCATCTGGAGCTGTCGGACGCCGAGGGCGCTGCGCGGGCGGTGATCCTGGTTGAGGTGCCGCGAAGCCTCTGGGTCCACGAGAGCGCCAACGGCTATTTCAGGCGGGTGGGGCATGCCAAGCGCAAGCTCGCGCCCGATACCCTGGCGCGGCTGTTCCAGCAGCGCAGCCAGGCCAGGCTGATCCGCTTCGAAGAGCAGGCGGTGCCCGCTACCACGCTCGACGACCTCGACCCGCTGTTGGTCAATCGCTTCACACGCGCCGGGGAAGGCGATGCGCCAACCCAGCTCAAGCGTCTGCACCTGCTGACGGCGGCAGAGGGTGCGCTGGTCCCGACGGTGGCCGGGGTGCTGCTGTGTACGCTGGCGCCCCAGCGCTGGCTTCGCAATGCCGAGCTCATCGCGGTGGCCCACTCAGGGCTGGTGAATGATCCGGCTGAACAGGTGGATGCGCAGGAGATCCAGGGACCGCTGGACCGCCAGATCCAGGACGCGGTCCATTTCGTGCGCCGCAACATGCGCACCCCGGCGCGCAAGCCCATGGGGCGTATCGACTATCCACAATACGATCTGGCCGCGGTGTTCGAGGCCATCGTCAACGCCGTCGCACACCGGGACTATTCCCGCCACGCCCAGCGCATTCGTCTCTTCCTGTATGCGGACCGGCTGGAGCTGTTCACCCCCGGCGAGCTGCCCAATTCCATGACCATCGAGTCCATGACAGCCATCTCGGCCCCCCGCAACGAGGTCATCGCAAGCCTGTTCGCCCGCTACTTTCCGGTCGAAGATCCGCTGTTCGGCAAGAACCAGTTGATGGACCGGCGGGGTGCCGGCGTGCGGCTGATCCTGGATCGCAGCCATGCACTGTCGGGTCGCTGGCCCGAGTACAGGAACATCGATGACATGGAGCTGCTGCTGACGATCTTTGCCGCACCGGGACCCGCCGACACGGCCGCCGCTGGAGCCGAGAGGGTTCCGGGCCGAGGCGCAGTCGGAACGGGGCTGATCAGTGCGCGGCTCGCCGCAGCCGCCGCCCGTCGATCACCAGGACCAGCGCGAGATAGCCGGCCATCAGCATCGTCGCGCTGA
- a CDS encoding DUF29 domain-containing protein, with amino-acid sequence MPAMANLYRDDFCAWIEAQAALLRQGRLQDIDADLLAEELDAMGRRERNALVSRLIVLVAHLLKWRYQAMKRSLSRRGSIVEQRVQIAREIRLSPSLKPFLPEAIQEAYPDALRIATRETGIDASLFPTVCPFSEADLLDEDYWPE; translated from the coding sequence ATGCCTGCCATGGCCAATCTTTATCGCGACGACTTCTGCGCCTGGATCGAGGCTCAAGCTGCCCTGTTGCGGCAAGGGCGGTTGCAGGACATCGATGCCGATCTGCTTGCCGAGGAGCTGGATGCCATGGGACGCAGGGAACGCAACGCGCTCGTCAGCCGGCTGATCGTCCTCGTCGCCCACCTGCTGAAGTGGCGATATCAAGCCATGAAGCGCTCGTTAAGCCGGCGCGGATCGATCGTCGAGCAGCGGGTCCAGATCGCTCGCGAGATACGGCTGAGCCCCAGCCTCAAGCCATTCCTGCCCGAAGCGATCCAGGAGGCCTACCCGGATGCACTCCGCATCGCGACCCGCGAAACGGGCATCGATGCGAGCCTGTTTCCAACGGTCTGTCCTTTCAGCGAGGCGGATCTGTTGGATGAAGACTATTGGCCGGAATAG
- a CDS encoding DUF433 domain-containing protein, translating into MIDWSNCPEVERDAERVSGAWVFRGTRVPVAALFENLEDGITINQFGELFPGVDLKQARAVLDYIAKTSLAAA; encoded by the coding sequence ATGATCGACTGGTCGAATTGCCCCGAAGTAGAGCGCGACGCCGAGCGTGTCAGCGGTGCTTGGGTGTTCCGTGGCACACGCGTCCCGGTGGCCGCCTTGTTCGAGAATCTCGAAGACGGCATCACCATCAATCAGTTCGGTGAATTGTTTCCCGGTGTCGATCTCAAACAGGCGCGCGCCGTGCTCGACTATATCGCTAAGACCTCGCTGGCTGCGGCTTGA
- a CDS encoding DUF5615 family PIN-like protein encodes MRVLLDQGVPAPLRRILVEHEVVTAYERGWSTLTDGELLAAAEHDGFEVFVTTDTNLKFQQTLSGRAMAIIVLGTTSWPRIRNSSEVVVAAIAAAESGCYAEIKIA; translated from the coding sequence ATGCGCGTCTTACTCGATCAAGGCGTTCCTGCTCCATTGCGGCGCATACTGGTCGAACATGAGGTTGTCACCGCCTATGAGCGTGGCTGGTCGACCCTCACCGACGGCGAGCTACTGGCGGCGGCGGAGCATGATGGATTCGAGGTGTTCGTGACCACGGATACCAACCTCAAATTTCAACAAACCCTGAGCGGTCGGGCCATGGCCATCATCGTGCTTGGAACGACAAGTTGGCCGCGAATCAGGAACTCGTCAGAGGTTGTCGTCGCGGCCATCGCAGCCGCTGAGTCAGGTTGCTATGCGGAAATCAAGATTGCGTGA
- a CDS encoding nucleotide pyrophosphohydrolase — protein MPDSLDQLNARLLAFARERDWEQFHSPKNLAMALAGEAGELLEHFQWLSEQQSAELSAEKKRQVAHELADILNYLVRLAERLDIDLLAAADEKIAINAARYPVDKVRGDARRASEYGDEDGGLDGTA, from the coding sequence ATGCCGGATAGCCTGGATCAGCTCAACGCCCGTCTGCTCGCCTTCGCCCGCGAGCGCGACTGGGAGCAGTTCCATTCGCCCAAGAACCTCGCTATGGCGCTCGCCGGCGAGGCCGGCGAGCTGCTCGAGCACTTCCAATGGCTGAGCGAGCAACAGAGCGCCGAGCTGAGTGCCGAGAAGAAACGGCAGGTCGCCCACGAGCTGGCCGACATCCTCAACTACCTGGTCCGCCTGGCCGAGCGGTTGGATATCGATCTGTTGGCCGCCGCCGACGAGAAGATCGCCATCAACGCCGCGCGTTATCCGGTCGACAAGGTGCGCGGAGATGCGCGGCGGGCGAGCGAGTATGGGGACGAGGATGGGGGCCTCGACGGGACTGCTTGA
- the argH gene encoding argininosuccinate lyase — protein MQQPSSSAKPWAGRFNAPTDAFVEAFTASVDFDRRLYRYDIQGSIAHATMLARQGILSDAERDAIVSGLETVRERIDAGAFEWSIPLEDVHMNVESALTELIGDAGKKLHTGRSRNDQVATDVRLWLRDEIDLIRAAIARLQAALLDLAEREAETIMPGFTHLQVAQPVTFGHHMLAWFEMLDRDRGRLADCRQRMNVMPLGAAALAGTTYPIDRAYTAELLGFDRPAENSLDAVSDRDFAIEFTAGAAILMMHLSRFSEELILWSSSQFGFIDLSDSFCTGSSIMPQKKNPDVPELVRGKSGRIFGHLMGLLTLMKGQPLAYNKDNQEDKEPLFDTVDNLKGSLKVYAEMMREVACNRERMRSAAAQGFSTATDLADYLVRKGIPFRDAHEIVGKAVGLGVREGRDLAELTLDELRGFSDAIEADVFAVLTLDGSVAARDHLGGTAPAQVRAAIVRARARLADMGTGDAG, from the coding sequence ATGCAACAACCAAGCTCTTCCGCCAAACCCTGGGCCGGTCGATTCAACGCGCCGACCGACGCCTTCGTCGAAGCCTTTACCGCCTCGGTCGATTTCGACCGACGGCTCTATCGCTACGACATCCAGGGCTCGATCGCCCATGCGACGATGCTCGCCCGCCAGGGCATCCTGAGCGACGCCGAGCGCGATGCCATCGTCTCCGGACTGGAGACGGTGCGGGAGCGGATCGATGCCGGCGCCTTCGAGTGGTCGATTCCGCTCGAGGATGTCCACATGAACGTGGAATCCGCACTGACCGAGCTGATCGGCGATGCCGGCAAGAAGCTGCACACCGGGCGCTCGCGCAACGATCAGGTCGCGACCGATGTGCGGCTCTGGCTGCGCGACGAGATCGATCTGATCCGCGCGGCCATCGCGCGCCTTCAAGCCGCCTTGCTGGATCTGGCCGAGCGCGAGGCCGAGACCATCATGCCCGGCTTCACCCATCTGCAAGTTGCTCAACCCGTCACCTTCGGCCATCACATGCTGGCTTGGTTCGAGATGCTCGATCGCGATCGGGGGCGCCTGGCCGATTGTCGGCAGCGCATGAACGTCATGCCGCTCGGTGCCGCCGCGCTGGCCGGCACCACCTATCCGATCGACCGGGCCTACACCGCCGAGCTGCTCGGCTTCGATCGGCCGGCGGAGAACTCGCTCGATGCCGTGTCGGATCGTGATTTCGCGATCGAATTTACGGCGGGCGCGGCCATCCTCATGATGCACCTGTCGCGCTTCTCCGAGGAGCTGATCCTCTGGTCGTCGAGTCAGTTCGGCTTCATCGATCTCTCCGACAGCTTCTGCACCGGCTCCTCGATCATGCCGCAGAAGAAGAACCCCGATGTGCCCGAGCTGGTGCGCGGCAAGAGCGGGCGCATCTTCGGACATCTGATGGGACTCTTGACCCTCATGAAGGGCCAGCCGCTGGCCTACAACAAGGACAATCAAGAGGACAAGGAGCCCCTCTTCGATACGGTCGACAATCTGAAGGGCTCGCTCAAGGTCTATGCCGAGATGATGCGCGAGGTCGCCTGCAACCGCGAGCGGATGCGCTCGGCCGCCGCGCAAGGCTTCAGCACCGCCACCGATCTCGCCGATTATCTGGTGCGCAAAGGCATCCCCTTCCGCGACGCCCACGAGATCGTCGGCAAGGCGGTCGGGCTGGGCGTGCGCGAGGGACGGGATCTTGCCGAGCTGACGCTCGACGAGCTGCGCGGTTTCTCGGACGCGATCGAGGCCGATGTCTTTGCGGTGCTGACGTTGGATGGATCGGTCGCCGCACGCGATCACCTCGGCGGAACGGCCCCGGCGCAGGTGCGCGCCGCGATCGTCAGGGCACGCGCCCGCTTGGCCGACATGGGAACGGGCGATGCCGGATAG
- a CDS encoding LytTR family DNA-binding domain-containing protein, which produces MNILVVDDEARARERLRRLLADADGRYALAGEASDGLQAIEICRSRRIDLVLLDVQIPGMNGLDAARALTALDPAPAVILVTAFDHETLLAFANRLAGYLVKPVCRERLFEALLRVQKPTPIQCIGPAGSPDQGPPRIAPRRRISAHYRGGLRSVPIEDVIYLRAEHKYVTVRHVDGELLVDDSLRALEQEFAELFLRIHRNALVARARVCGLEKRSDGYAYIQLRDCAERLQVSRRHLPEVRRWVQGDD; this is translated from the coding sequence ATGAACATCCTGGTCGTCGACGATGAAGCACGGGCACGCGAACGGCTTCGGAGGCTGCTGGCCGACGCCGACGGACGGTATGCCCTGGCGGGCGAGGCGTCCGATGGACTGCAGGCGATCGAGATCTGCAGATCGCGGCGGATCGATCTGGTGTTGCTGGATGTGCAGATTCCCGGCATGAACGGACTGGATGCGGCGCGAGCACTCACCGCGCTGGACCCCGCCCCGGCGGTCATCTTGGTGACGGCCTTCGACCACGAGACCTTGCTTGCATTCGCAAACCGACTCGCGGGTTATTTGGTGAAGCCGGTGTGCCGCGAGCGCCTCTTCGAGGCCCTGTTGCGCGTGCAGAAGCCGACGCCGATTCAGTGCATCGGGCCGGCCGGATCGCCCGATCAAGGTCCACCTCGCATCGCCCCCCGTCGCCGGATCAGTGCCCATTACCGAGGCGGGCTGCGCTCCGTGCCGATCGAGGACGTCATCTATCTGCGCGCCGAGCATAAATACGTGACGGTGCGCCATGTCGATGGCGAGCTTCTCGTCGACGACTCGCTGCGTGCATTGGAGCAGGAATTCGCGGAGCTCTTCCTACGCATTCACCGCAATGCATTGGTGGCGCGCGCGCGGGTCTGCGGATTGGAGAAACGCTCGGACGGATACGCCTACATCCAGCTGCGCGATTGTGCGGAGCGGCTCCAGGTGAGCCGCAGACACCTGCCCGAGGTTCGCCGGTGGGTCCAGGGAGACGACTGA